A stretch of the Vidua chalybeata isolate OUT-0048 chromosome Z, bVidCha1 merged haplotype, whole genome shotgun sequence genome encodes the following:
- the HAUS1 gene encoding HAUS augmin-like complex subunit 1 has translation MAAAAGTPGGDAFQEKLIRVTFWLKKLYDGVPIPEYEVNERTVDILHEVMECNEERDRDVMLLIEDMKEQTSKYEAETEYWQDILQESLGFSEGNLSKEATEDLMDLAASALELKVEDTSLTSFYCAINDMTSELYETKSRNEEMELKYKTLSKKLTSALMMQKQIEEDVEKLEKFQSAEKAKAETQSSTVNFLKVKSKDLKIRIRNAEDELVGRGLDQSLTHEALMKSSEELAALREKIEPLKMELKSYNDLPPSISLAKVKVEEARKTLEALDEELTRKIEAVPFELT, from the exons atggcggcggcggcgggaacACCGGGCGGCGATGCCTTCCAGGAGAAGCTCATACGG GTTACTTTTTGGCTAAAGAAATTATATGACGGTGTGCCCATTCCAGAGTATGAGGTGAATGAAAGGACAGTGGATATTTTGCATGAAGTTATGGAGTGCAATGAAGAGAGAGACAGGGATGTTATGTTGCTGATAGAAGACATGAAGGAGCAGACATCTAAGTATGAAGCAGAAA CTGAGTACTGGCAGGATATTCTTCAAGAAAGCCTGGGTTTTTCTGAGGGCAATCTGTCCAAAGAGGCCACCGAAGACCTCATGGACCTGGCAGCAAGTGCATTGGAACTCAAAGTGGAGGACACGTCTCTTACCAG CTTCTACTGTGCCATCAATGACATGACCTCGGAACTGTATGAAACAAAAtcaagaaatgaagaaatggaaCTGAAATATAAGACTCTCTCGAAAAAACTAACTTCAGCACTGATGATGCAAAAACAGATAGAGGA ggATGTTGAAAAACTGGAGAAATTTCAGAGCGCAGAAAAGGCCAAAGCTGAGACACAATCCAGTACCGTGAATTTCCTGAAAGTTAAGTCTAAGGATCTGAAAATAAGGATCAGGAATGCTGAG GATGAGCTTGTTGGTAGGGGGTTGGACCAATCCTTGACACACGAGGCACTCATGAAATCGTCTGAG GAACTGGCTGCACTGCGTGAAAAAATTGAGCCATTGAAGATGGAACTGAAGTCCTATAATGATTTACCTCCT AGCATTTCCTTGGCAAAAGTGAAGGTGGAAGAAGCGAGAAAAACACTT GAAGCCTTGGATGAAGAGCTCACAAGGAAGATCGAGGCTGTGCCTTTCGAGCTGACATAG